In a genomic window of Clavelina lepadiformis chromosome 7, kaClaLepa1.1, whole genome shotgun sequence:
- the LOC143464836 gene encoding ADP-ribosylation factor 2-like, translating to MGSAFAKLFSSLFGKKEMRILMVGLDAAGKTTILYKLKLGEIVTTIPTIGFNVETVEYKNISFTVWDVGGQDKIRPLWRHYYQNTQGLIFVVDSNDNERIEEARDELNRMLNEDELRDAVLLVFANKQDLPNAKSTSEVTERLGLNSMRNRQWYIQATCATSGDGLYEGLDWLSCKLKDVK from the exons ATGGGTTCAGCATTTGCAAAGTTGTTTTCAAGCTTGTTTGGAAAAAAGGAGATGCGCATTTTGATGGTTGGTTTGGATGCTGCAGGAAAGAcaacaattttatataaattaaagcttggtgaaatagtgacaacAATTCCTACTATCG GTTTTAATGTTGAAACTGTTGAGTACAAAAACATCAGCTTCACAGTCTGGGACGTGGGCGGCCAAGACAAAATTCGACCACTTTGGAGACATTATTATCAAAATACTCAAG GTTTAATTTTTGTCGTGGACAGCAACGACAATGAACGTATTGAAGAAGCACGAGATGAATTAAACCGGATGCTCAATGAAGATGAATTAAGAGATGCTGTCCTTCTTGTGTTTGCAAATAAACAG GATCTGCCAAATGCAAAATCCACATCTGAGGTAACTGAAAGGCTTGGTTTAAATTCAATGCGAAATCGTCAGTGGTATATTCAAGCAACATGCGCCACTTCTGGAGATGGACTGTATGAAGGACTAGATTGGCTTTCATGCAAGCTCAAAGATGTGAAGTGA